A single region of the Variovorax paradoxus genome encodes:
- a CDS encoding basic amino acid ABC transporter substrate-binding protein, whose amino-acid sequence MNSIRRTLALGLAAATLAFGAQAQNRELTVASSATYAPFAFENKDKQIVGFDIDIINAIAKQQGLKIKVVNTPFTGIFGALNNGDVDLVISGVTINDKRKQSYDFTPPYFAARQLIALPKNSTVASLKDLAGKKIAVVSASTADDIASREFGKTSPNIRRFESTPLIISELAGGGVDAAMGDNGVIAYRVAQNPDLKTIDDKSFPEEGFGIVVKKGDKALLDKLTAGLAAIRADGSYNTIYKKWFNKDPNAR is encoded by the coding sequence ATGAACTCCATCCGCCGCACCCTGGCGCTCGGCCTTGCCGCCGCCACGCTCGCCTTTGGCGCCCAGGCACAGAACCGCGAACTCACCGTGGCCTCCAGCGCCACCTATGCGCCTTTCGCTTTCGAGAACAAGGACAAGCAGATCGTAGGCTTCGACATCGACATCATCAATGCCATTGCCAAGCAGCAGGGCCTGAAGATCAAGGTGGTCAACACGCCGTTCACCGGCATCTTCGGCGCGCTCAACAACGGCGACGTCGACCTCGTGATCTCGGGCGTCACCATCAACGACAAGCGCAAGCAGAGCTACGACTTCACGCCGCCCTACTTTGCGGCGCGCCAGCTCATCGCACTGCCGAAGAACAGCACGGTCGCGTCGCTGAAGGACCTCGCCGGCAAGAAGATTGCCGTCGTGAGCGCCTCCACCGCCGACGACATCGCCTCGCGCGAGTTCGGCAAGACCAGCCCCAACATCCGCCGCTTCGAGAGCACGCCGCTCATCATTTCGGAGTTGGCCGGCGGCGGTGTCGATGCCGCCATGGGCGACAACGGCGTGATCGCCTACCGCGTGGCGCAAAACCCCGATCTCAAGACCATCGACGACAAGTCCTTTCCTGAAGAGGGCTTCGGCATCGTGGTGAAGAAGGGCGACAAGGCGCTGCTCGACAAGCTCACGGCCGGGCTGGCTGCGATTCGCGCCGACGGCAGCTACAACACGATCTACAAGAAGTGGTTCAACAAGGACCCGAACGCCCGATGA
- a CDS encoding amino acid ABC transporter permease: MEQPILLFGWFRWDILVEYKDLFWQGAWMTLRMTVVCVLLGASWGLCLALARLAQPRHAPWTWVARFFLRWPATVYVSFFRGTPLFVQILLIHFAVMPVFIHPSTGLLIDGDLARTLKQEHGALISGVVALTLNSAAYISEVFRAGIQSISRGQFDAGRSIGFTPAQVMRYVVLPQAFRRMLPPLGNNAIALLKDTSLVSAIGLAELAYAARTVAGAYARYWEPYLAISVVYWVMTLVLTTMLRRLEHRLARSDRG; encoded by the coding sequence ATGGAACAGCCGATCCTGTTGTTCGGATGGTTCCGCTGGGACATCCTGGTCGAATACAAGGACCTGTTCTGGCAAGGCGCCTGGATGACTCTGCGCATGACCGTGGTGTGCGTGCTGCTGGGCGCAAGCTGGGGCCTGTGCCTGGCACTCGCCCGGCTCGCCCAGCCGCGCCATGCGCCGTGGACCTGGGTGGCGCGGTTCTTCCTGCGCTGGCCGGCGACGGTGTACGTGAGCTTCTTCCGCGGCACGCCGCTCTTCGTGCAGATCCTGCTGATTCACTTCGCCGTGATGCCGGTGTTCATTCACCCGAGCACGGGCCTCCTGATCGATGGCGACCTGGCGCGCACGCTCAAGCAGGAACATGGCGCGCTCATTTCGGGGGTGGTGGCGCTCACGCTCAATTCGGCGGCCTACATCTCCGAAGTGTTCCGCGCCGGCATCCAGTCGATCTCGCGCGGGCAGTTCGATGCCGGCCGGTCGATCGGCTTCACGCCCGCGCAGGTCATGCGCTATGTGGTGCTGCCGCAGGCCTTTCGCCGCATGCTGCCGCCGCTGGGCAACAACGCGATCGCGCTGCTGAAGGACACCTCGCTGGTCTCGGCCATCGGCCTGGCCGAGTTGGCCTACGCCGCACGCACGGTGGCGGGCGCCTATGCGCGCTACTGGGAGCCGTACCTTGCGATTTCGGTGGTGTACTGGGTGATGACGCTCGTGCTCACCACGATGCTGCGGCGGCTCGAACACCGCCTGGCGCGCAGCGACAGGGGATAG
- a CDS encoding MFS transporter — protein sequence MPPISPEETPVPPARPQPPKFAALEPLKLPVFRMLWSTWLIANICMWMSDVAAAWMMTSLTTSPIWVALVQSASTLPVFLLGLPSGALADILDRRRWLVATQFWLAGTAIVLCAAIALDMMTAPLLLALTFANGIGLALRWPVFSAIVPELVPRPQLPAALGLNGIAMNASRIIGPLTAGMLIASAGSVWVFALNAVLSVASGFVVLRWRREHKPNPLGRERLISAMRVGVQFVWQSQRMRAVLSRITIFFFHSTALLAMLPLLARNLEGGGAGTFTLLLAAMGSGAIVAVLFLPRLRQALGRDQLVLRGTMLQSLATAVMAFAPNAWVAVPAMFFGGMAWITVANSLSVSAQLALPDWVRARGMSTYQMAIMGASAIGAALWGQVATVTNLRSSLEIAAASGTLMMLAALRWVTDVSGEEADMSPARAGWAAGPPAETPEENGRVVITIEYMIDPARAAAFHLVMHQTRRARLGQGAIGWELLHDISEPGRYVEEIVDESWTDHLRRFNRATAADMALRERRLAFHIGESPPVVTRYVVKR from the coding sequence ATGCCACCGATTTCCCCCGAAGAGACACCTGTTCCCCCCGCGCGGCCGCAGCCGCCGAAGTTCGCGGCGCTGGAGCCGCTCAAGCTGCCCGTGTTCCGCATGCTGTGGAGCACCTGGCTCATCGCCAACATCTGCATGTGGATGAGCGACGTGGCGGCGGCGTGGATGATGACTTCGCTGACCACCTCGCCCATCTGGGTGGCGCTGGTGCAATCGGCCTCCACCTTGCCGGTGTTCCTGCTGGGCCTGCCCAGCGGGGCGCTGGCCGACATCCTGGACCGTCGGCGCTGGCTGGTGGCCACGCAGTTCTGGCTGGCGGGCACGGCCATCGTGCTGTGCGCGGCCATTGCGCTGGACATGATGACCGCGCCGCTTTTGCTGGCGCTCACTTTCGCCAACGGCATCGGCCTGGCGCTGCGCTGGCCGGTGTTCTCGGCCATCGTGCCCGAGCTGGTGCCGCGGCCGCAGCTGCCGGCGGCGCTGGGCCTGAACGGCATTGCGATGAACGCCTCGCGCATCATCGGCCCGCTCACGGCCGGCATGCTGATTGCCAGCGCGGGCAGCGTCTGGGTGTTTGCGCTCAATGCGGTGCTGTCGGTGGCCTCGGGCTTCGTGGTGCTGCGCTGGCGGCGCGAGCACAAGCCCAATCCGCTGGGGCGCGAGCGGCTCATCAGCGCGATGCGCGTGGGCGTGCAGTTCGTGTGGCAGTCGCAGCGCATGCGGGCCGTGCTCTCTCGCATCACGATCTTCTTTTTTCACTCCACAGCGCTGCTCGCGATGCTGCCGCTCCTGGCGCGCAACCTCGAGGGTGGCGGCGCCGGTACCTTCACGCTGCTGCTGGCGGCCATGGGTTCGGGCGCGATCGTCGCGGTGCTGTTCCTGCCGCGGCTGCGCCAGGCGCTGGGTCGCGACCAGCTGGTGCTGCGCGGCACGATGCTGCAATCGCTTGCAACCGCGGTCATGGCCTTTGCGCCCAACGCGTGGGTGGCGGTGCCCGCCATGTTCTTCGGCGGCATGGCCTGGATCACCGTGGCCAATTCGCTCTCGGTGTCGGCGCAGCTGGCGCTGCCCGACTGGGTGCGCGCACGCGGCATGTCGACCTACCAGATGGCCATCATGGGCGCGAGCGCGATCGGCGCGGCGCTGTGGGGCCAGGTGGCCACCGTCACCAACCTGCGCTCCAGCCTCGAAATTGCCGCGGCGAGCGGCACGCTGATGATGCTCGCGGCGCTGCGCTGGGTAACCGACGTCTCGGGAGAAGAAGCCGACATGAGCCCGGCGCGCGCCGGCTGGGCGGCGGGCCCGCCAGCGGAAACGCCCGAAGAAAACGGCCGCGTGGTCATCACCATCGAGTACATGATCGATCCGGCACGCGCGGCGGCCTTCCACCTGGTGATGCACCAGACCCGCCGCGCGCGGCTCGGGCAGGGCGCCATCGGCTGGGAACTGCTGCACGACATCTCGGAGCCCGGCCGCTACGTGGAAGAAATCGTCGACGAAAGCTGGACCGACCACCTGCGCCGCTTCAACCGCGCCACGGCCGCCGACATGGCCTTGCGCGAACGGCGGTTGGCGTTTCACATCGGCGAGTCGCCGCCCGTGGTGACGCGCTATGTGGTCAAGCGCTGA
- a CDS encoding creatininase family protein, whose amino-acid sequence MNPVPLRSRFWSDLTSEEFSRLDRERLIAVLPVGATEQHGPHLPMSTDTATIDGMVRATLPHLPDDLPVLFLPTVPYGKSNEHSRYPGTLTVSANTLISLWKDIGACVAKAGVRKLVLYNSHGGQMSVMDIVARDLREEHDMMVVAANWYTLGLPEGLFSAHEGKHGIHAGDLESSVMLHLTPDYVRRDQFQNFSSMTEQLAAENKFLSITPSGKLGWQMHDINPSGAAGDATRATAEKGAAVLDHVGRRFVELLHEVDRFPLSRLANEPAWK is encoded by the coding sequence ATGAATCCGGTCCCCCTGCGCAGCCGCTTCTGGTCCGACCTGACCAGCGAAGAGTTCTCCCGCCTCGACCGTGAACGGCTCATTGCCGTGCTGCCGGTGGGCGCCACCGAACAGCACGGCCCCCATCTGCCGATGTCGACCGACACCGCCACCATCGACGGCATGGTGCGCGCCACCCTCCCGCACCTGCCGGACGACCTGCCGGTGCTTTTTCTCCCCACCGTGCCCTACGGCAAGAGCAACGAGCACTCGCGCTATCCCGGCACGCTCACCGTGTCCGCGAACACGCTGATCTCGCTGTGGAAGGATATCGGCGCCTGCGTTGCAAAGGCCGGCGTGCGCAAGCTGGTGCTCTACAACAGCCACGGCGGCCAGATGAGCGTGATGGACATCGTGGCGCGAGACCTGCGCGAGGAGCACGACATGATGGTCGTGGCCGCCAACTGGTACACGCTGGGCCTGCCCGAGGGCCTGTTCAGTGCGCACGAGGGCAAGCACGGCATTCATGCGGGCGACCTCGAAAGCTCGGTGATGCTGCACCTCACGCCCGACTACGTGCGCCGCGATCAGTTCCAGAACTTCAGTTCGATGACCGAGCAGTTGGCCGCTGAAAACAAGTTTCTCTCGATCACTCCGAGCGGCAAGCTCGGCTGGCAGATGCACGACATCAACCCTTCGGGCGCCGCCGGCGATGCCACGCGCGCCACGGCCGAGAAGGGCGCCGCGGTGCTCGACCACGTGGGCCGGCGCTTCGTCGAACTGCTGCACGAAGTCGACCGCTTTCCACTCTCGCGCCTTGCCAACGAGCCCGCCTGGAAATGA
- a CDS encoding ABC transporter ATP-binding protein, with protein sequence MSSTATPPLVSLRHVSKRFANGTLALQGMTLDIGEHDFISFLGPSGCGKSTALRLIAGLTRLSSGDMHWSGANTGKTQSDRDLGFVFQEPTLMPWAKVFDNVWLPLKLAGMSRDAAAPVVQQVLEMVGLSRFADVYPRELSGGMKMRVSIARALVTHPRLLLMDEPFAALDEMTRIKLNNDLLAIWREHRFSVVFVTHSVYESVYLSNRIVVMAARPGRVIDEIRIDEPYPRGEEFRTSSRYNAHCTAVSQSLHGALHDVDH encoded by the coding sequence ATGAGCTCCACCGCCACCCCGCCGCTGGTCAGCCTGCGCCACGTCAGCAAGCGTTTTGCCAACGGCACGCTCGCATTGCAAGGCATGACGCTCGACATCGGCGAGCACGACTTCATCAGCTTTCTCGGCCCCTCGGGCTGCGGCAAGAGCACCGCGCTCAGGCTCATCGCCGGGCTCACCCGGCTCAGCTCGGGCGACATGCACTGGTCCGGCGCCAACACCGGAAAGACACAAAGCGACCGCGACCTGGGCTTCGTGTTCCAGGAGCCCACGCTCATGCCGTGGGCCAAGGTGTTCGACAACGTGTGGCTGCCGCTCAAGCTGGCCGGCATGAGCCGCGATGCGGCCGCGCCGGTGGTGCAGCAGGTGCTGGAGATGGTCGGCCTTTCGCGCTTTGCCGACGTGTACCCGCGCGAACTCTCGGGCGGCATGAAGATGCGCGTGTCGATTGCGCGCGCGTTGGTCACGCATCCGCGCCTGCTGCTGATGGACGAGCCCTTTGCCGCGCTCGACGAAATGACGCGCATCAAGCTCAACAACGACCTGCTCGCCATATGGCGCGAGCACCGCTTCTCGGTGGTGTTCGTCACGCACAGCGTGTACGAGTCGGTGTATCTCTCCAACCGCATCGTGGTGATGGCGGCTCGGCCCGGCCGGGTGATCGACGAGATCCGCATCGACGAGCCGTATCCGCGCGGCGAAGAGTTCCGCACCTCGAGCCGCTACAACGCGCACTGCACGGCGGTGTCGCAATCCCTGCACGGAGCGCTGCATGACGTCGATCACTGA
- a CDS encoding ABC transporter permease: protein MTSITEPVVPTAEVAADPADAAPSEAMLRAHEDKLRRRDSVLRIVVPAAIVIALLLAWEWMVRANNIPHYILPAPSLILRTLFDNWASLSSALWFTVKLTLLALAAAIVGGVLLAIAFALFKWVEIGLFPIAVILQVTPIIAIAPLILIYVSSTTAALLLCAWIVAFFPILSNTVVGLKSADSNLRDLFQLYKASPWQTFRYLLAPSALPYFMAGLKIAGGLSLIGAVVAEFTAGTAGKETGLASRILESSFRTEIPMMFAALLLVSLLGIVIFIVFAALSRLVLGHWHESEMRRER from the coding sequence ATGACGTCGATCACTGAGCCCGTGGTGCCGACGGCCGAGGTGGCGGCGGACCCGGCCGACGCGGCGCCGTCGGAAGCAATGCTGCGCGCGCATGAAGACAAACTGCGCCGGCGCGATTCGGTGCTGCGCATCGTGGTGCCGGCGGCCATCGTCATTGCGCTGCTGCTGGCATGGGAATGGATGGTGCGCGCCAACAACATTCCACACTACATACTGCCCGCGCCTTCGCTCATCCTGCGCACGCTGTTCGACAACTGGGCGTCGCTTTCAAGCGCGCTGTGGTTCACGGTCAAGCTCACGCTGCTGGCGCTCGCCGCGGCCATCGTCGGCGGCGTGCTGCTGGCCATTGCGTTCGCGCTCTTCAAGTGGGTGGAGATCGGCCTTTTCCCAATCGCCGTGATCCTGCAGGTGACGCCGATCATCGCGATTGCGCCGCTGATATTGATCTATGTGTCGAGCACCACCGCGGCGCTGTTGCTCTGCGCCTGGATCGTGGCTTTCTTTCCCATCCTGTCGAACACCGTCGTCGGCCTGAAAAGCGCCGACAGCAATCTGCGCGACCTGTTCCAGCTCTACAAGGCCTCGCCCTGGCAGACCTTCCGCTACCTGCTCGCGCCCAGTGCATTGCCGTACTTCATGGCCGGCCTGAAGATTGCCGGCGGGCTGAGCCTGATCGGCGCGGTGGTGGCGGAATTCACGGCCGGCACGGCGGGCAAGGAAACCGGGCTGGCTTCGCGCATTCTCGAATCGAGCTTTCGCACCGAGATCCCGATGATGTTCGCGGCGCTGCTTTTGGTGTCGCTGCTCGGTATCGTGATCTTCATCGTGTTTGCCGCGCTGTCGCGCCTTGTGCTTGGCCATTGGCACGAGAGCGAAATGCGCCGTGAACGCTAG
- a CDS encoding FAD-binding oxidoreductase — protein sequence MAAQVDWDAVREDLRGLNVITAPAQRKQLSKDFYWYSPILTAQLAGCVADLVVKVSTEDDVRQAAAVAAKWKLPLTVRAGGTGNYGQCVPLEGGIVLDVTQMCRVLDIQPGRMRVEAGARMHDIDLAARETGQALRMWPSTWHVASIGGFIAGGFGGIGSFRHGILRDPGNLLRARVMTVEREPRIIELHGDEIQQVHHAYGTNGVILDVEVALSPAVEWVHCTVLFDTYRGALHFGIAAQAPTLDIFLLSTVEARFSPYYTAMRDRFPPDRHALFAMVSPESMADFRALANAHRGTISVAGTEAELLADGLPPAYECAFNHTTLQALKADRSWTYLQVAYAQPFDPAVVERHLQIFGDDVLQHQDFARAGGECGTFGILLVRWKGEAHQYEVIREIESQGGCQIFNPHVFTIEDGGMKTIDTQQIEFKKRSDPMGLMNPGKTRGWTPDMAVER from the coding sequence ATGGCAGCGCAAGTCGACTGGGACGCCGTGCGCGAAGACCTGCGCGGCCTCAATGTCATCACCGCTCCAGCCCAGCGCAAGCAGCTCTCGAAAGACTTCTACTGGTACAGCCCCATCCTCACCGCGCAGCTCGCGGGCTGCGTGGCCGACCTCGTGGTAAAGGTCAGCACCGAGGACGACGTGCGACAGGCCGCCGCCGTGGCCGCCAAGTGGAAGCTGCCGCTCACCGTGCGCGCCGGGGGCACCGGTAACTACGGCCAGTGCGTGCCGCTCGAAGGCGGCATCGTGCTCGACGTGACGCAGATGTGCCGCGTGCTCGACATCCAGCCAGGCCGCATGCGCGTGGAAGCTGGTGCGCGCATGCACGACATCGATCTTGCCGCGCGCGAGACGGGTCAGGCGCTGCGCATGTGGCCGTCGACCTGGCATGTGGCCAGCATCGGCGGCTTCATCGCGGGCGGCTTCGGCGGCATCGGCTCGTTCCGCCACGGCATCCTGCGCGACCCGGGCAACCTGCTGCGCGCGCGCGTGATGACGGTGGAGCGCGAACCGCGCATCATCGAACTGCACGGCGACGAGATCCAGCAGGTGCACCACGCCTACGGCACCAACGGCGTGATCCTCGACGTGGAGGTGGCGCTGAGCCCGGCGGTCGAGTGGGTGCACTGCACGGTGCTGTTCGACACGTACCGCGGCGCACTCCACTTCGGCATCGCGGCGCAGGCGCCAACGCTCGACATCTTTTTGCTCTCGACCGTCGAAGCGCGCTTTTCGCCCTACTACACGGCCATGCGCGACCGCTTTCCGCCCGATCGGCATGCGTTATTCGCCATGGTCTCGCCCGAATCGATGGCGGATTTCCGCGCACTCGCCAATGCGCACCGCGGCACGATCTCCGTCGCCGGCACCGAGGCCGAGCTGCTCGCCGACGGCCTGCCGCCCGCCTACGAATGCGCGTTCAACCACACGACCCTGCAGGCGCTGAAGGCCGACCGCAGCTGGACCTATCTGCAAGTCGCCTACGCTCAACCCTTCGACCCGGCAGTTGTCGAGCGCCATCTGCAAATCTTCGGTGACGACGTTCTGCAGCACCAGGACTTTGCGCGCGCCGGCGGCGAATGCGGCACCTTCGGCATCCTGCTTGTGCGATGGAAGGGCGAGGCGCACCAGTACGAAGTGATTCGCGAGATCGAATCGCAGGGCGGCTGCCAGATCTTCAACCCCCATGTCTTCACCATCGAGGACGGCGGAATGAAGACCATCGACACCCAGCAGATCGAATTCAAGAAGCGCAGCGATCCGATGGGTTTGATGAACCCTGGAAAGACGCGCGGCTGGACTCCCGATATGGCTGTCGAGCGTTGA
- a CDS encoding ABC transporter substrate-binding protein produces the protein MRIPALTIRPLALALALAAAAFAAQAQEKVVFATNWKAQAGHGGFYQALVDGTYKKYGLDVDIQQGGPMVNNRPMLPAGKVDFLMTGNLLQSFDNVKNGVPTVVVAAFFQKDPQAMFAHPGQGFDTFKDMTKATVAFIGKDGQFSFWQWMKSEHGFKDSQLKPYTFNVGPFLADKKSIQQGYAISEPLSIKAQAGFDPVVQLLADNGFSTYSTTIETRADLVKTKPETVRKFVEASIIGWNNYLYGDNKAANEMIAKINPDSPVAASQGSIELMKKMGIVDSGESLTKGIGAMDEARVKDFYDKMVKAGLYKPGEIDLSKVVTTQFVNKGVGLDVRKKLAGK, from the coding sequence ATGCGCATTCCCGCTCTGACCATCCGTCCGCTTGCTCTAGCCCTCGCCCTCGCGGCTGCCGCTTTCGCCGCACAGGCGCAGGAAAAAGTGGTGTTCGCCACCAACTGGAAAGCACAAGCCGGCCACGGCGGCTTCTACCAGGCGCTGGTGGACGGCACCTACAAGAAGTACGGCCTCGACGTCGACATTCAGCAGGGCGGCCCCATGGTCAACAACCGGCCGATGCTGCCGGCCGGCAAGGTCGATTTTCTGATGACCGGCAACCTGCTGCAGTCCTTCGATAACGTGAAGAACGGCGTGCCCACGGTGGTGGTGGCGGCCTTCTTCCAGAAAGATCCGCAGGCCATGTTCGCGCACCCGGGCCAGGGTTTCGACACCTTCAAGGACATGACCAAGGCGACCGTCGCCTTCATCGGCAAGGACGGCCAGTTCAGCTTCTGGCAATGGATGAAGTCCGAGCACGGCTTCAAGGATTCGCAGCTCAAGCCCTACACCTTCAACGTGGGCCCGTTCCTCGCCGACAAGAAATCGATTCAGCAGGGCTACGCCATCTCCGAGCCGCTGTCGATCAAGGCGCAGGCCGGCTTCGATCCGGTAGTGCAGCTGCTGGCCGACAACGGCTTTTCGACCTACTCGACCACCATCGAGACGCGCGCCGACCTCGTCAAGACCAAGCCAGAGACCGTGCGCAAGTTTGTCGAGGCCTCGATCATCGGCTGGAACAACTATCTCTATGGCGACAACAAGGCAGCCAACGAGATGATCGCCAAGATCAACCCCGACTCGCCCGTGGCCGCATCGCAAGGCTCCATCGAACTCATGAAGAAGATGGGCATCGTCGACAGCGGCGAATCGCTCACCAAGGGCATCGGCGCAATGGACGAAGCACGCGTGAAAGACTTCTACGACAAGATGGTGAAGGCCGGTTTGTACAAACCCGGCGAGATCGACCTCTCGAAGGTCGTGACCACGCAGTTCGTCAACAAGGGCGTCGGACTCGACGTCCGCAAGAAGCTCGCCGGCAAGTAA
- a CDS encoding NAD(P)H-dependent oxidoreductase, which produces MKTLVVHCHPNPESFNHALYRTALAALEPRHPVKAIDLYAEGFDPTLTREERIAYLDNPDLIRERVKPHVEALLWAEHLVFVYPTWFHGPPSMLKGWLERVWLPGVAFLPAERKGQVAKSGMRHIRRLTVVTTGGSPRWFVMVIGDPGRRLFTRALRALFAWRCKVTWLQLHDMNAVTERDRIHFIERVSRKLQSI; this is translated from the coding sequence ATGAAAACGCTCGTCGTCCACTGCCATCCGAACCCTGAAAGTTTCAACCACGCGCTCTACCGCACAGCCCTTGCGGCGCTGGAGCCGCGGCACCCCGTGAAGGCCATCGATCTGTATGCCGAGGGCTTCGACCCGACGCTCACGCGCGAAGAGCGCATCGCCTATCTGGACAACCCCGATCTCATCCGCGAACGCGTGAAGCCCCATGTCGAAGCGCTGCTGTGGGCCGAGCACCTGGTGTTCGTCTATCCCACCTGGTTTCATGGACCACCGTCGATGCTCAAGGGCTGGCTAGAACGCGTATGGCTGCCGGGCGTTGCATTCCTCCCCGCGGAGCGCAAGGGGCAGGTTGCGAAGTCGGGCATGCGGCACATCCGGCGATTGACGGTGGTGACCACGGGCGGATCGCCGCGATGGTTTGTGATGGTCATCGGCGACCCGGGCCGGCGGCTCTTCACGCGCGCGCTGCGGGCGCTGTTCGCGTGGCGCTGCAAGGTCACTTGGCTGCAGCTGCACGACATGAACGCAGTCACCGAGCGCGACCGCATCCACTTCATCGAACGCGTTTCGCGCAAGCTGCAGAGCATCTAG
- a CDS encoding PDR/VanB family oxidoreductase, which produces MSLERTLTVRVERILRETPEILAFELAHPWGRALPGYEAGAHIDVHMPGGFSRQYSLARWSSDAASNAASYVIGVKREAQSRGGSASMHERVREGDLLAISAPRNTFPLREAATRHLLLAGGIGMTPLLAMAQALAARGADFTFCVFARSEEHLAFAGALHSLALAPHLRLHLDQGNASQRIDLRALLAARAPGTHLYVCGPGGFMKAVREAAAHWPEDALHAEYFAAPADANTSTGLPFMLKLAQRGITVPVAADQTAVDALHEVGIDIPVSCQQGLCGTCVVEGDGEGAEHRDFCLTGTERRTKVALCCSRARGQELVLQL; this is translated from the coding sequence ATGAGCCTCGAACGCACGCTCACTGTCCGCGTCGAACGCATCTTGCGCGAGACGCCGGAAATCCTGGCTTTCGAGCTGGCTCATCCGTGGGGCCGCGCGCTGCCGGGCTACGAGGCCGGCGCGCATATCGACGTGCACATGCCCGGCGGGTTTTCGCGCCAATATTCGCTGGCGCGATGGTCTTCGGATGCGGCGTCGAACGCCGCCTCGTACGTGATCGGCGTGAAGCGCGAGGCCCAAAGCCGCGGCGGCTCGGCCTCGATGCACGAGCGCGTGCGCGAGGGCGACCTGCTGGCCATCAGCGCACCGCGCAACACCTTTCCGCTGCGCGAAGCGGCCACGCGGCACTTGCTGCTGGCGGGCGGCATCGGCATGACGCCGCTGCTGGCCATGGCGCAGGCGCTTGCCGCACGCGGCGCGGACTTCACGTTTTGCGTGTTCGCGCGCAGCGAAGAGCACCTGGCGTTTGCAGGCGCACTGCATTCACTGGCGCTGGCACCGCACCTGCGGCTGCACCTGGACCAGGGCAATGCCTCGCAGCGCATCGACTTGCGCGCGCTGCTGGCCGCGCGCGCACCCGGCACGCACCTCTACGTCTGCGGGCCCGGGGGATTCATGAAGGCGGTGCGCGAAGCGGCTGCGCACTGGCCCGAAGACGCGCTGCATGCCGAGTACTTTGCTGCGCCGGCCGATGCGAACACCAGCACCGGCCTGCCCTTCATGCTGAAGCTCGCGCAGCGCGGCATCACGGTGCCGGTTGCGGCGGACCAGACCGCCGTCGATGCGTTGCATGAAGTCGGCATCGATATTCCGGTGTCGTGCCAGCAGGGTCTGTGCGGTACCTGCGTGGTCGAAGGAGACGGCGAAGGCGCGGAGCACCGCGATTTCTGCCTTACCGGCACCGAGCGCCGCACGAAGGTGGCCTTGTGCTGCTCGCGCGCCAGGGGCCAGGAACTGGTACTGCAGCTGTGA
- a CDS encoding TetR family transcriptional regulator C-terminal domain-containing protein, translating to MNARAAIGTTDESIGETPATRGRSRKYTQVLGVINQAAIEVFASEGLAGASTQAIADKAGLSKAQLHYYIDSKEALYRQILQDILNDWIVVFGFADEAFGPRKVLGDLIHRKMVFSFEHPLRSRIFTAEMMRGAPVLNTMMDTSKQRTDQAAAVIQNWMNQGLMDKADPMLVLFHIWAVTQFYADHATQAAYFRNVAQEGDDRDRRYLIEQVTEFLLKGAGVK from the coding sequence GTGAATGCGCGCGCCGCCATCGGCACCACCGACGAAAGCATCGGCGAGACGCCCGCCACGCGCGGCCGCTCGCGCAAGTACACGCAGGTGCTCGGCGTCATCAACCAGGCCGCGATCGAGGTGTTTGCCAGCGAAGGTCTGGCCGGGGCATCAACCCAGGCGATTGCCGACAAGGCCGGGCTTTCGAAGGCGCAGCTGCACTACTACATCGACAGCAAGGAAGCGCTGTACCGGCAGATCCTGCAGGACATCCTCAACGACTGGATCGTGGTGTTCGGCTTTGCGGACGAGGCCTTCGGCCCGCGCAAGGTGCTGGGCGATCTGATCCACCGCAAGATGGTGTTCTCGTTCGAGCACCCGCTGCGCTCACGCATCTTCACGGCCGAGATGATGCGCGGCGCGCCGGTGCTCAACACCATGATGGACACGAGCAAGCAGCGCACCGACCAGGCCGCCGCCGTGATCCAGAACTGGATGAACCAGGGCCTGATGGACAAGGCCGACCCGATGCTGGTGCTGTTCCACATCTGGGCAGTGACGCAGTTCTATGCCGACCACGCCACGCAGGCCGCGTACTTTCGCAACGTTGCGCAGGAGGGCGACGACAGGGACCGGCGCTACCTGATCGAGCAGGTGACCGAATTCCTGCTGAAGGGCGCGGGGGTCAAATAG